A window of Gemmatimonadota bacterium genomic DNA:
CGCGTGGATATTCGGGGAAGTGGCGATTCTGAGGGCGTGCTTTTAGATGAATATTTGCCGCGGGAACAAGAAGATGCGCTCGAGGTTCTATCCTGGATTGCAGCGCAACCCTGGTCAACGGGCAAGGTGGGCCTGTACGGCAAATCGTGGGGTGGGTTCAATGGGTTGCAGGTCGCCGCTCACCAGCCTCCTGAGCTCAAAGCTGTAATCAGTTTGTGTTCGACCGATGATCGCTACGCAGACGATGTGCATTACAAGGGGGGATGTGTGCTGGCGTCTAAGATGTTGTACTGGGCATCGACGATGCTGGTCAATTGTGCTTTGCCACCCGATCCCAAAAATGCAGGTGATAAATGGCGTGAGATGTGGTTTGAAAGGCTGAATCATCTCGCGCCATTTGTCGATATATGGATGGCGCATCAGATGCGTGATGCCTACTGGAAACAGGGATCGGTGTGTGAAAACTTTTCTGCGATCACATGCGCGGTTTATGTTGTTGGTGGTTGGGCAGATGGCTATACCAACGCGATTCCCCGATTGCTCGAAGGGTTGTCCTGTCCCAAAAAAGGGCTGATTGGTCCCTGGGCACATCAATTTCCCGAACGGGGGACTCCCGGTCCTGCGATTGGGTTTTTGCAGGAGTGTTTGCGGTGGTGGGATTACTGGTTGAAGGGAATAGATACCGGCATTATGGAAGAGCCTGCTTTGCGCGTGTGGATGCAGGAGAGTAAAAGGCCAGCCGTCAATCACAAGACCTGGCCGGGGTTCTGGGTAGAGGAGCCTATCTGGCCCCGTGGTGAAGTGCGCGAATATCCGTTGGGCATGGACGGATCACTCGGCGAAAAATCCCGGCAGGTGGGCGATATGGTTATTTCTGGAACGCTGGCACACGGACAGGATTCTGGGAACTGGTGTCCCATGGGTGTCCCGGGTGATTATCCCCCAGATCAGCGTGCAGAAGATGGGCGGTCTGTGACTTTCACATCGCAACCTTTAGAGGAGTCGCTCGATATTCTGGGTTTTCCCGAAGTGTCTATGCGCTTGTCGGCGAATAGGGAACGCGCACTAATTTCCGTGAGATTGTGTGAGGTTTTCCCAGATGGCACATCAGCACTTTTGAGCTGGGGATTGCTCAATCTGGCGCATGGCGAAATGCACGAGGTGGTCAGATATCTCAAACCCGGTGAGATATGTGATGTCGCGGTGAGGCTCGATGCTATTGGTTGTCGCATATCTAAAGGGCATGCTCTGCGCGTATCTTTATCGCCCGCGTATTGGCCCCAGGCATGGCCGTCACCCGAGCCGGTGACTTTGCGACTGAATGGTGGATGTTTGCGTTTGCCTATATGGTCTGGTCAAGCTCTGAAAGCACCTTATGATGATCCCGAAGGTGCCTGTGAACTGAAACACAGCGTGCTCCGCAAGTCAGGTCGATTTCCCATTGGACATTGGATTGATGAAAAACTGATTTGTGAAGTTTTGGCCGATGGTGGGCGTTTGCGGTTTGAGGATGGTCTTGAGTTAGATGAGTGGGCGAAGGATCTGTGGGAAATAAAAATAGCAGATCCACTTTCAGCGACCGCGAAGTGTGAGCGAAAAATTGAGCTTGTTAGAGGCGCGTGGCGTGTTCGGGTAGAGACGCAGAGTACCATGCGCTGTGATGAGAGACTGTTTTATTTGACGAATAAAGTTGTGGTCCATGAAGGTGAAAAGGCAATTTTTCACCGCGACTGGCACAGTGAAATACCGCGTGAGGGATGTTGACAGAAAGCGGACAACTTTTTTCTTTGATATTTCCTTTTTATTTACGCAGAAACGACTTGTCGCGTGTCTTCGATTTCGGCGTCGAGATTGCTCGACAGGTCGTTGTTGTTGAGGTGTATGCGGTCGGCTTTTTCGCCGATGTGAACACCTATGCGCTGTGTTGCCGTTTCGTCGTTGCCAATGCGGTTATTTGTGAAGATGAGGTCGTGGGTTTCGCCCAGGATGCGTATGCCATAGCCTTTGTTTTTGTCGCCGTTGTCGAGGATCTGATTGTTCTCAAAGGTGTTGCGATGCCCGCCCATGGGTTCGGATTCGTTGCGGAAGAGTATGCCTTCACAGCCGTTGCGCAATGATCGGTTGTTGGAAAACACGTTGTCGGTGTCTTTGTGACCAATGGAGATGCCCGTGTCGCCGTTGCCGATGAGGTCGTTGTTTTCAAAGATGCCGTGTTTGACGCGCCAGCAGAGGAAGAGGCCAATGCGGCCGTTGTTTTCCGAGCGGCAGTTGCGGATGATGGGATGCTGACTGCCACTGCCCGGGTGCAGACCCAGGTGGGTATTGTCCGTGCAGGTGCAGTTTTCAACTGTGACGTGCTGGCTCTGCTGGAAGCTGATGCCATCGCCGTGATAATTTTTGATCGCGCAGTTTTGGAGGGTCGTATGGTGTCCGCGGTAGAGGAATATGCCAGCGCCGCGGCAACCGTTGAGGTGCGGGTTGTTTTCGCGGTTGCCATCTACGGTCAGGTTTTCGACCCGGGCATTTTCGATGTGGTAGCCGCTGATGACCGGGAAGGTGGTTGCAGCGCGCGCATTGCGAGAGACGAGGTAGTCGCCTCCCATGGGTACATTGACGCCAAAGGTGTTGTCCTTTTGCCAGAGAATGGTGCCGACGGCGGTGTGAAATCCACCGCCATGATCGTCTGTGATGCTGACGCCATAGCCCACTTTGAATCCATGGGGATTTTCAAGGGTGATCTGTTCTTCACCAAAATCTCCGTCGAGGAGAAGTGGGGTCTCAACGCCGTCTGCCTTCCACAATGTGGTATTTTCGCCCTGTCCTTTGACCGTGATGTCGCTGCGCAGATGGAGTGCGTCGCGCATGATGTACGTGCCGGATAGAATTTCAACCGTGCCTCCGCCGAGTGCGGCGATGTAATCGACTGCGGCTTGCAACGCGCGGTTGTCATTGCCGATGATGTCGGCGTTTTTTTGTCCGACGGTGATGTGTAAGCCAGTCATGGGAATCTCCTAATCAATGCGGATTTCCCGTCCGGTTTCGCCACTTTCGAGCAAGGCTTCCATCATTTGCTGCACTTGATATCCGTGGCGCAGAGGGGCTTCGCAGGTTTTGCCATCGAGAATGCAGTCGATAAAGTGGCCCGCAATGCGGTCCCAGGCCTGGGTTGCAAGCGGAATATCGACGGCGATGTCGTGTGGGACGCCGTCCTGTGTTTTGAAGAGTTTGAGGGGGCGGAATTGCGCGCCTGCTTCGTCGCCAAAGAGTTCGATCTGGAGTTCGTTGGGCTGGTGAGATGCCCAGAAGCTTTCGACCTGGAGACCCGCGCCGTTTTCAAAGCGGATGAATCCGCCGGCATAGTCGTCAGCGGCATATTGTTCGTAGGTGCTGCGCGGGACTTGTCTAAAGCCCCAGTAGCCGCGTCCGCGCGGTCCAAATTTTGCGCCGCACACGCCTGTGACGGTGGCGGGTTTGGGCATGCCGAGCAAGTACCACACGGCGTCGAGGACGTGGACGCCCATGTCGCGGAATGCGCCGCCGCCTTTTTGAATGAATCCGAGGTTCCACGCGGGGATGCCGCTTCGGCGCACGCTGCGGGCACGGGCATAGTACAGGTCGCCAAAATAGCCTTCGCGCGCGAGATTGCCCAGATATTGGCACTGGTCGGAGAATCGGGTGGAGAGCGACATCATGTTGACGACGCCAGATGCTTCGGCGGCTTCGACGAGTTTTTGTGCTGCCTGCTCAGAGTCCGATAGCGGTTTGGTCACCATGACGTGTTTGTCGTTTTTGACGGCTTCGAGTGCGACGGGCACATGCCACTGGTTTGGGGTGCCTACAAATACCGCGTCAATGTCGGGATCTTTACACATTTTTTTGTAGTCGGTGTAGAATTTTTGTTCGCCGGGCAGTTCGCGGGCAAATTCTTCCATTCTTTCGGGGATCAGGTCGCAGAGTGCGACGACTTCGCCGCGATCATTTTTCGCAAGGGCGCGGCCATTGGGTTTTCCAATGCCCATACCGACGACACATACGCGGACTTTTTTTTCTGGCATGATGCACTCCTGTTGTTAAATTGGGTTGGTTTTGAAAATGCGCCCTGTATTATGCAAAAAAAAGAGGGATTTACCAACAGGATTTCACGGAAAGGATGTGTGTTATGCTCACTCTGGAAGGTTGCCGCGGCAGGCAGCAGCGATTTCGAGCGCGTCTCTCCGAGGAGGGGATTGACGCGGTTATTATTACAGATTATCGGGATATCTACTATTTGACCGGTGTGCTTCTGTCGGCATATCCATCGTTTTCTTTTCCCGCGCTTCTGTATTTGGAGACCGAGGGGGGATCGTGGCTGGCGTCAACGACTGACGAAGGGGATGCGGCTGTGGATGAGCGCGTGGTGTACGATTCGCATGTGCTTTACACTATGAATCCCGATCCGATGCGCTTGCTGAATGCGGCTGTGGCGCAAAAGCTCCGCGATTGCCGGGGTATTTCTCGTTTGGGCTGGCAGCAGGAAGCCACGCCCAAGTTGCTCTCCGATACAATAGCAGATGCTCTGGGTGGCGAATGGGTGGGGATAGACGATTTGCTGATTGCACAGCAGATGAGGAAGGATGCCGATGAAGTTGCGATGTTGCAAAAGGCGATTGATATTAATCTGCGGGCTTATGACCGCGTGCAAGAGGTGATTGCGCCGGGTGTAAACGAGCTGGATGTGCTCGCGGCGGGGCAGCAGGTCGCGCTGAATGCAGCGGGTGAGGTGCTGCACCACGGGGGCGATTACCAGTGCGGGCAATTGGGCGGGCTTGCCAGAGATCGGATTATTGAGGATGGAGAGTTGTATGTTATCGACGCGCAGACAGAATATCACGGGTACTGGTCCGATCTGTGCCGCACTTTTGCGGTGGGCGATCCCACAGATTTGCAGGCGTCGGTGTACGATCTTTTGAAGGCTATTTTAGAGGATGTCCCCAATCTGGTAAGGCCCGGTGGACGGGGAACCGCACTGTGGCACGTGATTGATGAGAGGATCCGCGAGCATCCCCATCTGTCCGATATTGGGCTGATTCACCACGCGGGGCACGGCGTGGGGATTCGCGCACACGAACCGCCCGATTTGAACCGCGACCGAGAGGGTATTTTTGAGGTGGGGACGGTCTTTTCTTGTGAGCCAGGTGCGTATAGCGAGGCTTTGAACGGGGGTATCCGGTTGGAGAATACATTTTTGGTGACCGAAGATGGGGTGCAGAATCTGACGAATTATCCGCTGGTGTTAAAAAAGTGAAACATCCGGGGCCTCCTCACAGCGCGATCACATGACCTGTGTCCGCGGCTTCGCGTGCACGCAGGCACAGGCGCGTGATTTTTATGGCTTCGTCGGGGCCGATGATGTGAGGTGCTTTGCCCGTGCGTTCACCGTGGAGGTTGACGAGGAAGTTTTCTTCGGGTTGCAGGGGCAGGTCGCGGGGTTCTTCGTCCGAGCGTATCAGATGTGTGCGGTCGTCTATGACTTCGATGACGCCTTCTGATCCGGCGATTCGGAGGCGGTCGTCGCCGTGGGTGGGTGCTGTTGAGGGGCGTAAATAATCGAGGTTGATCATTGCCGTGCCGCCATTGCTCAGGCGAAAGAGCATGCCGCCGTGGTCTTCGCAGCCGGGATAGTCGGGATGGGCGAGGTTGCCGTGAAGCGCGGCGACTTGTGTGTATTCACGTCCGGTTGTCCAGCGCGTGTAATCAACGGCGTGGATTGCGACCCAGGGAATTGTGCCGCCGTAAGTTTCTCGCTGTTTGAAAAAGTCTGGGCGCGTGCCAAAGCGATAGGACTTTTGCGCGGTTGCCAGAATGGGTTCGCCGATGAGGCCGTCTTGAACTGCCTGGTGTGCTGCGCGAAATGCAGGGGATAGTCTCAGGCCGAACATGGCGGTGAGGCGAATTTCGCTGTTTTTGACCGCTGTTTCAAGGGCTTCGAGATCGTCTAAAGTGGTTGCAACGGGTTTTTCACTGACGATGTCGATTCCGCGGTTTGCCGCGGCTATTGAGGCTTCGGCGTTGAGGGAATACGGACGACAGATGCTGACGAGATCGATTTCTTCGGTGTCGAGCATGTGGCGATAGTCGTCATACAGGCGGGTGTGTGCGGTGAATGCCGCGTGCGATTTGACTCTGGCGAGGGTGTCGTCGGGATGTCCTTTGGCACA
This region includes:
- a CDS encoding CocE/NonD family hydrolase — encoded protein: MRVITEFPRPVREIEHAWIPLSDGTRLAARIWLPEDAEQNPVPGILEYLPYRKSDGTAVRDSVHHPYFAGHGYASIRVDIRGSGDSEGVLLDEYLPREQEDALEVLSWIAAQPWSTGKVGLYGKSWGGFNGLQVAAHQPPELKAVISLCSTDDRYADDVHYKGGCVLASKMLYWASTMLVNCALPPDPKNAGDKWREMWFERLNHLAPFVDIWMAHQMRDAYWKQGSVCENFSAITCAVYVVGGWADGYTNAIPRLLEGLSCPKKGLIGPWAHQFPERGTPGPAIGFLQECLRWWDYWLKGIDTGIMEEPALRVWMQESKRPAVNHKTWPGFWVEEPIWPRGEVREYPLGMDGSLGEKSRQVGDMVISGTLAHGQDSGNWCPMGVPGDYPPDQRAEDGRSVTFTSQPLEESLDILGFPEVSMRLSANRERALISVRLCEVFPDGTSALLSWGLLNLAHGEMHEVVRYLKPGEICDVAVRLDAIGCRISKGHALRVSLSPAYWPQAWPSPEPVTLRLNGGCLRLPIWSGQALKAPYDDPEGACELKHSVLRKSGRFPIGHWIDEKLICEVLADGGRLRFEDGLELDEWAKDLWEIKIADPLSATAKCERKIELVRGAWRVRVETQSTMRCDERLFYLTNKVVVHEGEKAIFHRDWHSEIPREGC
- a CDS encoding right-handed parallel beta-helix repeat-containing protein, with the protein product MTGLHITVGQKNADIIGNDNRALQAAVDYIAALGGGTVEILSGTYIMRDALHLRSDITVKGQGENTTLWKADGVETPLLLDGDFGEEQITLENPHGFKVGYGVSITDDHGGGFHTAVGTILWQKDNTFGVNVPMGGDYLVSRNARAATTFPVISGYHIENARVENLTVDGNRENNPHLNGCRGAGIFLYRGHHTTLQNCAIKNYHGDGISFQQSQHVTVENCTCTDNTHLGLHPGSGSQHPIIRNCRSENNGRIGLFLCWRVKHGIFENNDLIGNGDTGISIGHKDTDNVFSNNRSLRNGCEGILFRNESEPMGGHRNTFENNQILDNGDKNKGYGIRILGETHDLIFTNNRIGNDETATQRIGVHIGEKADRIHLNNNDLSSNLDAEIEDTRQVVSA
- a CDS encoding Gfo/Idh/MocA family oxidoreductase codes for the protein MPEKKVRVCVVGMGIGKPNGRALAKNDRGEVVALCDLIPERMEEFARELPGEQKFYTDYKKMCKDPDIDAVFVGTPNQWHVPVALEAVKNDKHVMVTKPLSDSEQAAQKLVEAAEASGVVNMMSLSTRFSDQCQYLGNLAREGYFGDLYYARARSVRRSGIPAWNLGFIQKGGGAFRDMGVHVLDAVWYLLGMPKPATVTGVCGAKFGPRGRGYWGFRQVPRSTYEQYAADDYAGGFIRFENGAGLQVESFWASHQPNELQIELFGDEAGAQFRPLKLFKTQDGVPHDIAVDIPLATQAWDRIAGHFIDCILDGKTCEAPLRHGYQVQQMMEALLESGETGREIRID
- a CDS encoding Xaa-Pro peptidase family protein, coding for MLTLEGCRGRQQRFRARLSEEGIDAVIITDYRDIYYLTGVLLSAYPSFSFPALLYLETEGGSWLASTTDEGDAAVDERVVYDSHVLYTMNPDPMRLLNAAVAQKLRDCRGISRLGWQQEATPKLLSDTIADALGGEWVGIDDLLIAQQMRKDADEVAMLQKAIDINLRAYDRVQEVIAPGVNELDVLAAGQQVALNAAGEVLHHGGDYQCGQLGGLARDRIIEDGELYVIDAQTEYHGYWSDLCRTFAVGDPTDLQASVYDLLKAILEDVPNLVRPGGRGTALWHVIDERIREHPHLSDIGLIHHAGHGVGIRAHEPPDLNRDREGIFEVGTVFSCEPGAYSEALNGGIRLENTFLVTEDGVQNLTNYPLVLKK
- a CDS encoding Gfo/Idh/MocA family oxidoreductase; translated protein: MPLKIAQIGSDGHQNMVLDGIAHIPDAQLIACAKGHPDDTLARVKSHAAFTAHTRLYDDYRHMLDTEEIDLVSICRPYSLNAEASIAAANRGIDIVSEKPVATTLDDLEALETAVKNSEIRLTAMFGLRLSPAFRAAHQAVQDGLIGEPILATAQKSYRFGTRPDFFKQRETYGGTIPWVAIHAVDYTRWTTGREYTQVAALHGNLAHPDYPGCEDHGGMLFRLSNGGTAMINLDYLRPSTAPTHGDDRLRIAGSEGVIEVIDDRTHLIRSDEEPRDLPLQPEENFLVNLHGERTGKAPHIIGPDEAIKITRLCLRAREAADTGHVIAL